A segment of the Gemmatimonadales bacterium genome:
CCCGTCTGCTGCTGGGGGATACCGCCGACGCGGTCGGGCGGCGCAGCCGGCTGCCCTGCCTGTTCGTTCCCCCGCAGGGCGGCCGGCCAGAGCGGGTCATGGTGGCGGTCGACGGCTCGGAGCGGGGGATGGTGGTGCTCCAGGCCGCCGACGGCTTCGCCCGGCAGCTCGGGGCCGAGCTCCAGGCGCTCACGGTCGAGCGGGTGCACCTCGGCGAGCCGGCCCACCTGGCGCAGGCCACCCCGGCCGCGCGGAGCACCCGGGCCCAGTCGCGCGCCCGCGGGAGTTTCGGCCGGGCCGTCGAGGTCCGCCGCGGCGACCCTGCAGAAGAGATCCTGGCCGCGGTGGACGAGCGTCCGCCCGACGTGCTGGTGCTGGGCTGTCATCGTGGTGGACCAGCCGGCGTGATCGAGGCGGGGAGCACCGCCCGGCGGGTGTCCCACACCGCGCCGTGCGCGGTGCTCACCATTCCACTCTAGGAGGGCCCGATGAGCCGCAACATGGGAATCACGGAGCGGCTGGCCCGGCTTATTCTGGGCGTGCTGCTCCTGGGCTTGTACGGAGCACTCACCCCCCCATGGCGTTATCTGACGCTGGTGGGCTTGCTCCCCCTGGGCACCGCACTCACGGGCCACTGCCCGCTCTATGCCGCTCTGGAGTCGAAGCGCGCGATGAGGAGACAATCATGACCACCATCGGATGCACTCTTCCAGCGCGACGCCCGGTCGTCGGCGCGGCTCCCACCACGATCCGACGAGTCCTGGAGCGAATCCACGCACCCTGGCTTAAGGAAGTGGCGGAGATGCTGGAGCCGACTCAGCATGAGGACGCGGGCGTCTGGAGTCGCTGGAACGCTATCCGCTACCTCAATAGTACCTTCGCTGAGCGCCTGTTACGGGAGCGGACGGCACTGGCCGACGTTCCGAGGACGCTGACCGACTCGGAAGCCACGACACTCTGGGCGCTCGGAGAGCTGCTCGACCTGCTTAGCGACCACCTCCAGCACCTGGTCGGCCTCTGCCAGCATGGGGCGGAGTTCACCAGCTTCACGAGGGAGCTTCGCCAGGCGCTCGAGCACTGGTGTCACTCAACCGAGGAGACCCTGGGCCGGGTTGCCTGGGATAAGGTCCCGAGGCAATCGCAGAAATTGCTGCTCCGGCTCGCCCAGGACGCGGCGGCGCGCGAGGCCTGCACTTCCGATCAGCATCCCGCCCAAGAGTACCAGAGCGGGACCTGTTGATTCGGCCACCCAGGCCACCGCGTCGTCCTACGGCGCCATGGCGCCGATCCCGGTGACCACCGGGCTGCGTCCCCCGGCCAACTGTTATGTAGTTGCCGGGTTTTGGTTTTGCAGGCGCTTCTTACTCCGTGGGAAGCGAGTGGGAAGCGGTCGGTGTCGGTTCGGGCGCCGTATCCGGAGATCCGATTCGATCTGGCCGCGCTCCGACATTTTAAGACCGACGCCGTCGACGGGGACGAGATTCTTCATGAGGCGTACCGCCTGACGGCTGGAACGGGCGGGCGGCAGCGCTCGATGCTCTCTCCACGAGCGCTGTGTGGTCTCCCTCCGAGGGGATGGCGATGTAGGCACCGGGATCCACCATCGACCGGAGCGACCCGCCGGCAAGCCGATCCAGGCGGTAGGGGAAATCAAAAACAGCCGAGAACGCTCGGGTGCGACGTTTCTTCGCGTGCCGACGCCAGTGCTCCGCGTCAGCCTGTTCCATACTTCTCGCCGTCAATTCGGCGAGCTGATCGTAGTCGACCCCCAGTTCGGCGACCGGCATGAGGGCCGAAGCCGTAATTAATACCCGCCTACGCCTAGCCCACGACCAATAGTTCCGCCACCTGCCGATGCGGAGTGGTCGATTTCGAGCGGCGGCCGGAAGAATTTCCGACGCCGGATCACGCGACGGGTAACTCGCACAGTTAGTCCCTCAGACCTTGCAAATAGGCGAAAGAGCCGGAAAGATCGCCGAGCACTTCCGTGGCTACGGCGAAACGGTGCTCAGGACCACGCTCCCGACCGAGAAGGCGGAGAAGCTGGGTAAGCTGCTCGCGGCGACGTCACCTTGAAGGGTTCCGCGTCCAGAGGGTGGCCCGCCCGCCTCCGCTGTTGCCCACGACCTCGCCCGCCGGATTGAGGGCCACGGCATCCGCTACGTCCCCCTCCAATGGGACCAGTTCCGACATGACCCCCTTGTCCCACACGAACGCGCGAAAACCTGAAGTGTCGGTCGCGCTCTGACCCACGACCTGACCTGCAGGGTTAATTCCCCTGGCAAAGCTGTTCTGTCCGCCCAGGGTCCCTAGATCTCGCATGACCCCCTTCTCCCATAGGAAGGCATGGATTACGGAGTCACCTGGCAAGTAGCTCCAGCCCACTACTTGGCCGGCCGGGTTGATGTTCTCTGCCTTGCTGTAGCTTCCACCCAGCGTACCCAGGTCCCTTATTACTCCCTTGTCTAGGAGCACGGCACGCCCCCCCTGGGTTTCTCCCACGACACGGCCAGCGGGGTTGATGCCTGTGGCCTGGCCGTTCCAGAGATCAGTCCGGACACCGTTCTGCCACAGCCAGGCCACGTGTTCCGTGGACCCCACCACTTGGCCCGCAGGGTTGATATCCGTCGCGATTCCGACACCGAGGTCGGTGAACACCCCATCTTCCCAGAGGAACGCCTCGAATTCGACTTCCTGTGTCGCCAGCTCGGTGTAACCCACCACTTGGCCATGCGTGTTGATGGCCGTCGCGAAGCTGTAAAACCCCTCGACGTTGGGGACCTTCCCCAAGTCGGTCGGGACGCCCTTGGTCCATGCGGCCGGATGCAAGCCATCTCGCGTGTCAATGCTGCCCACCACCTGGCCAGCGGCGTTGATGTCGGAGGCGTAGAGCAGCGGGCTGAGTGGCACGGGGGTATACGCCCGTGATGCGGAGCGATCCAAGCTAGGACTGCCCGAGGAATCCGGGGATGTTGGCTCGGAGGTGCACGCCACAATCGAGAGCGCCAGGGTGGCGCAGATTGCGCTAGATGTTCGCATGGAGACGCTCCATGGACTTGCGAAAAGGGACTATTGGTCTGCCGCCGGTGCGCGGGGAATTTCCTGAAGAGGAGAGCGACACACGGCGAGCATACATAGAACATGGCGGCTGGCGTATGAAGGCGGGACGAAGCCGCGAGGACAACCTCTTTAGAGGGGCAACCCGGCGGGCACTCGATCCCGAGCTCCCCAACCAGGTCACGTTTGGGAAGACCGGATGCGCGCCAATTCGGCACGGGCCAGGGCTGCTTGAATGCGCGTGCGGGAGGGCATCGGGATGAGAAGCTGTCGTGTCCTTGCCGCCGTTCGTGAAGACGTTCTCACGCCTCGTTCACAGTTTCTTGTCCTCTTCCTCTGCACTGTTTCCATCCGCCCTTGCGAGACCGTGCTCTAGGCGGGTCCCCGCGCTGGCGGTCACGTCTAGCCATGGGCTCGAAGCGCAGGTGATTGGTCATCTAACCACATGCTGCAAACGTCTGTCTCAAAGGGGATCACCATGCTTGACCGCTCCCTTCTTGCCCAGAGGCACGGGAACACATCCAACCGATCGTCCACGATCAAGACTCGTGGCTTCTCAAGCGCCCGGCTGGCGCGCATGCATGCCGCTCTACAACGTCATGTCGCAAGTGGCGACGTTCCCGGGCTCGTTGCGGTCGTACACCAGCGCGGGCGAGAGCACGTGGAGGCGATCGGCACCATGGCCTTCGACAGCAACGTGCCGATGCGACGAGACACGATTTTCCGGCTCGCCTCTACGACCAAGCCAATCACGGCCGTGGGCGCCATGATCCTGGTGGAAGAATGCGAGCTCAGGCTCGACGATCCGGTCGATGAATGGCTGCCGGAACTCAGGAACCGCAGGGTCCTGCGGACGATCGACAGTCCGCTCGATGACACCGTGCCCGCGAAGCGCCCGATCACGCTACGCGACCTCCTCACGTTTCGATCGGGGTACGGCGAGGTGGGCTTCCTCTCACCAACTTGTCCGTTCCAGAAGGCACTGACGGAAGCACGCCTGCCGTTGAGCGAATGGCCCTTTGCCGGCACAGCGGACGAGTTCATGACGCGCTTGGGCAACCTGCCGCTCGTGCATCAGCCCGGCGAGCGATGGCTGTACCACATGAGTGGCGAGATCCTGGGCGTGCTGATCGCTCGAGTCTCGGGCACGTCGCTGGGAGCTTTTCTTCGCGAGCGCATCTTCGAGCCGCTCGGCATGGTGGACACCGGCTTCCATGTTCCGGAGGCGAACCTCGATCGGCTCCCGACCTGCTACGGGAGGGACATGGTCACCGGAAAGCTCGTCATCGTGGATCAAGCGCGTGGCGGATACGCCGCGCAGTCGCCCGTCTTCGAATCCGGTGCTGGAGGGCTCGTCTCAACGCTGGACGATCTGCTCGCCTTTGGTCGGATGATGTTAGGACACGAGGTGTCCGGCGGCGAGCGCATTCTGTCGCGGCCTACGATCGAGCTGATGACCATGGACCACCTCACGCTGGAGCAGAAGGTGGCCTCGCCGTTCTTCGAACACTTCTGGGACAGGTACGGCTGGGGCCTCGGCTTAGGGATCGTTACCGGGCGCCACGATATCGCGGATGTGCCGGGGCGTTTCGGTTGGGACGGTGCCTTCGGCACATCATGGTGGGTCGACTCGAAGGAGGAGCTGATTGGCGTCCTTATGAGCCAACGCCGTCCGGACCGGCTTGCCCTTCCCACCGTGGTTCAGGACTATTGGACCTCAGCGTACCAGTTGATAGACGACTGAACGCAGGCGATCCGGGGGCCACGCTGCTGGTTAACGTTCGGGACATACACTTCGATTCGGAGAGCAAGGTGGTGTGACGGGTGCACTTCAGTCCGCGCGGAGGCGGAAACAAGGAGATCTCGCGGACCGGCTGATTCCGCCTGGTGCCGCGATCCTACCGGCAGGGGCACTCCTCTCCATCATCTTCGGGCTGGCTTCCCGAGTGATCGTGTCGCACGGCGTTGCCTTTCTGATCTGGTCGGGCGGGCTCGCCTTCACGGGACTGCCGGTTGTCTGGCGCACGCTGCGCGGCATGGCGTCCGGTCGCTTCGCGACAGACGTCGTGGCGATGCTCGCCATTGTGACCGCTCTGCTCCTTGGGCAGCCCCTCGCGGGGCTCATTGTGGTGTTCATGCAGACGGGCGGGGAGGCGCTTGAGCGCTATGCTGAAGGGCGAGCCTCCCTGGCGGTACGGGAGCTCGAGGCCGCAGCCCCGCGCCTGGCGCACCGAGTCACCGCTGCGGGACTCGATGACATCGCCGCTGACGTCGTATCCGTGGGCGACGAACTCCTTCTCCGCCCCGGCGAGCTCCTTGCCTGCGATGCGGTCGTCGTCGAAGGCCAGTCGCACGTGGACGCCGCTCGGCTTACTGGCGAGCCGGTGCCGGTCACGGCGACGCCCGGCGTGCGCCTCCTGAGCGGCAGCCTCAATTTGGACAGTCCGCTCCGGGTCCACGCGACGGCGCCTGCGCGCGAGAGCCAGTACGCCCGCATCGTCGAACTCGTCCGCACTGCCCAGGAGAGTAAGGCGCCCCTTCAGCGGCTGGCCGACCGCTACGCCCGCTGGTTTACCCCGCTCACCCTGCTGGTTTGCCTCGTCGGCTATCTGCTCACCCGCGACCTCATCCGTGTGCTCGCCGTTCTGGTCGTGGCCACGCCGTGTCCGCTCATTCTCGCCACTCCGGTGGCCATCGTGGGCGGCATTAACCGCGCCGCCCGTCGTGGGATCATCTTCCGCCACGGCTCAGCGCTGGAGCAGCTTGCAGGCGTCACGGTCGCCGTCTTCGACAAGACCGGCACGCTCACCATCGGCAGGCCCCAGGTCGCTCGGGTGCTCGCGCTGCCACCATTCACGCCGGAGCAGGTGCTCCGGCTGGCGAGCGGCGTCGAGCACGGCTCCGGCCACCTGCTCGCCCGTACCCTGATCGACGAGGCGCTCGCGCGGGGGATTGCGCTCCCCCACGGACGCGAGATCACGGAGGCCCCTGGCGAAGGGGTGACTGGTGAGGTGGAAGGCCGGTGGGTGACGGTGGGCGGCTGGTCGTTTGTGGTGCGACGCCACCCGGAGTCCGAATCCGGACTCCACACGGCCCTGGCGGCAACGGACGGTGCAGGGCTCCGCGCCTACGTTGCCGTCGACGGGCACGGGGCGGGCGTCATCGAGTATGCCGACCGGATTCGCCCGGCGGTGCGCGAGCTCTTCGTCGCACTCCTACGCCTGGGTATTCGGCGCACGCTTCTCCTCTCGGGCGACGATCAGGCCAACGCTACGGCGGTCGGACGAGCGGTCGGCATCGATGAGGCGCATGGCGGACTACTGCCGGCCGAGAAGGTGGCGTTTGTCCAGCGGCTGGTGAAAGAGGGCGAGCGCGTGCTGATGGTGGGTGACGGGACCAATGATGCCCCAGCCCTGAGCAGCGCCACGGTCGGAATCGCCCTCGCGAGCGGCGGCGGCGGGATCACAGCGGAGGCGGCGGATGCAGTCATCCTGGCGGACGATCCGACCCGCATCGAGGAGGCGATCGCCATCAGTCATCGCACGCTGAGGCTGGCGCGGCAGAGCATCTGGACCGGGCTCGGGCTCAGCGGCCTGGCGATGGTCGCGGCCGGCCTGGGTTACATCCCACCAGTCGCGGGCGCGCTGCTCCAGGAGGGGATTGACGTTGCGGTGATCCTCAACGCGCTGCGCGCCGCCTTCCCGCCGAGGTCCCCTGGAGCCCGCGTCGCACAGCGCTCGATTGAAGAGGTCGTCACCTTGTAACCCTCACTCCCGCTCCGCGAGCATGCGGCAGTTCGGCAGTGACGCGCAGCGGGGCGAGGAAGCGCCGGCAGCTTACCGCCCGGTGCGGGAGTCAGATCACATAACCGATGCTGGTTCCCAGTGCGGGTCCAGCGCCTCCAATCAGGAGTAGCTCTCAAGCGGGCAGAAGGACAACCCGCGCTCGGCCGAGTCGTTGCCCAGCGTAGAGACTGCGGTACACAACACCACGCCCACGGGTACACGTTACGTACGCCGGCCTTAGCTCGCCGGGCCAATTAGATACATGGCTGGCCTGCATTATCCAGCCCTTCTTGCAGTCGGGCCCGCCACTGCCGCTAGGCTCTCACGCGGCCGCCGTGCCGAACAGTGTCCCGATGGCCGCGGTGAGGCCCATCGCGAGCGCGCCCCAGAACACGACACGAAGGGCACCCACCCAGGGCCGCGCCCCCCCCGTCCGGGCGGCCAGCCCGCCCAGCGCCCCGAGACAAGCGAGCGAGGCTCCCGAAACGAGGGGCACGAGTCGGTGCGTCGGGCTGAGGCTCGCCACGACCAAAGGCAAGGCAGCCCCCACCCCGAACGTCAGCGCTGACGTTATCGCCGCCTGCACCGGCCGCGCCTGCAGCGCCGCCGAGATGCCCAGTTCATCTCGGGCATGGGTGCCGAGCGCATCGTGCGCCATCAACTGCGTCGCCACCTCAGCCGCGAGTGGAGGGGTAAGACCGTGACGCACGTAGATCGCCGCGAGCTCCGCGTGCTCCGCTGCAGGGCTGGCGGCCAGCTCGGCCCGCTCCCGCGCCAAATCGGCCTGTTCGGTATCCGCTTGGGAGCTCACCGAGACGTATTCTCCCGCCGCCATCGACATTGCGCCCGCGACGAGCCCAGCGACCCCGGCGACGAGCACGGCCGGGCGAGAGGCCTCGGCCGTAGCAACCCCCAGCAGGAGGCTCGCGGTGGACACGATCCCGTCGTTGGCTCCCAGCACGGCGGCCCGCAGCCACCCGATGCGCTCGGTCCGATGCAGTTCACGATGAAGCGTACGCATGCAAGTTATGTGGATCTCGAGTCCATCGATTGTGGTGCAAACGCGGCCGCGCGGATCTCGTCGTGGCGTATCTGGCCGCCCTCTATGGCCGCAAGCGCGAAGAGCACGGCGCTCACCAGCAACCCGACGAGCACCACGCCAGTGAGGCTCCGGCGTTGGGGCTGCCCACCGCGAGCGAGCCACAGCCCAGCGACGGCCACTGCGCCGGTCACCAGCACCGCAATGAGCCCGGCTTCGGCGCGCTCCTCGTGAGCCTCGACGCGCTGCTTGTCGAACCATGGCTGATTCTCGAGTTGCTCCTCGGCCGGTTCGCCGGTGAGGTAGATGGGAATGGCCGTCACCGCAAGCAGCACTGTCAGCAGCAGACCAATCTGCGTACCGTCGCGTGACCCGCGGACAAGACCCCAGAGCAGCACGAGCGGTGCGAACAGCATCGTGCCGAGCACCGGAATGTGGTTCAGCACGAGATGTAAATGAGCGGCGCTGAGGTCCATCGGAGCCTCCCAGCAGCGGTGAGATGAGGATGCCTTCTACACCCTATTCTTCCAACACCCGATCAGTCGTGGCGTCGGACCACCGCGACGACTAGGGTTGCCGGTGCAGCAGTGGACTGACCGCAACGCCGAGATGACGTCACGGTCGGAACGGCGTATCTCGGCGCGGTGGAACTTGAGTAAGCAGGCTTAGGAATGTGAGGCCCCCCGCTGCCACAAGCCCGAGATCCTCCCAGATACCCAACTGCACCGCAGCCGAAACCCCTACCGCCGACCAGAGCAACGGGATCGCGAGCACGCTCAAGGGGGGGCGCGACGACGTCAAGGCCAGGAGCCCGAGCGTCACGATAGTCGTCGGGCACGGCAGGCCGAAGGTGGGGGCGGCCGGATATTGATGACCGAGCACGAGCGTCAGGGTCGGGTACACAAGCAGGGCGTAGGAGATAAGGGCGGCTCCGAGGAGCCCTGAAATCGTCGGCGTCCACGCGAAGCGCAGGCGGCCGAGCCACCCGCCGAAAACAATCAGGAGCACGCCCTCCAATATGAAGAGGATTCCGAACACCACGGCAGCAGGGTTGATTGATCGGAAGAAGACCAGGTGGTAGACGACGCCCATCCAGAGCCACAGGACACCCAAAATGACCGCGATCGTTCGATCGGATCCGCGCCGGGGCCAGAGCGCTAGGGCCACGGCGCACAACGCCGCGAGCGTGAGGGCCACCTGGGCTGGCCACACCGCGGTGTTGTACCGCACGAAAACACTGAAGAACTGGTGCGTGTCGAACGGCAGCCGCATTATCTCTCAGGGCGCCACGGAACGCTGGGCCAGTGAGCGCTCGATGGCCTCCAAATGCCGAGCAATCTTCTCCTGCGCCAGCATCCCGCGCCACAGTGTCGTGACAACCGCGCCTACGACGAGAATCCACAGAATCCCGTATCCGAAGGCGACTCCACTCATTCCGCCGTACGGCATCATCGTCTGCTCTCCTGTGTGCTTCGTGAACGCCCTGACCTGATCCGGCGCGACGTCCGACTCCTCTTGCCCCGACCGGTTGGATGGTACACCAAGACTGGAACGTCCGCGCCACGTACCACCTTGTCCGCCACACTGCCGAGCACAAGCCGGCGCACCCCCCCACGGCCGTGGGTGGCGAGCGCCACCAGAGCGACACGCTCCGGGCGTGCCAGGTCGAGAATGGCATCTGCGGCAGTCCAGGCCACCCTGGCCGCACCGCTGGCGCGGATGCCCCGACTCTGCATTTGCTCGACGACGTCATCTAGATAATCCTGCGCCTGTGCTCGACACAGCTCGGTGAGCTCCTCGTCGTAGGAAGACGGGTATGGAAATGCCGAGCTGGTGGCCAGTAGGACCGGGCGGACCATCTGTACCAGTGTCAGTTCCGCGTCAAAGACTCGCGCGAGCGCGCCGGCCGGGTCGAGCGCTTCCTCGGCGAGGGGAGAACCATCCAGCGGTACAAGAATCCCCCCAGCACGCGCCGCGCGATCGGAAGCTCGCCCGTTCTCTTCCGGTCGGACCAGGAGCACCGGGACGGCAAGGTTTCGGATCAGGTAATCCGCCACGCTACCCAACCAAGCGCGTCGGATTCCACCTCGCCCATGCGTGGCCATGACCACCAGGTCGATACCCATCTCCCGGATGTATTGCGCGAGTGCCGGACCGGGGCCGGCCGCACCCGTCAGGGTCACAGCCGAGGAGAGCCGCGTGCCGGACTCCCGCAGCCTGCCTTGCATCGCCCGCAGGTACCCCCGCTCTGATTTTCGGGTCGTGAGCTCGAGGGAGGTGAACAGCTCCGCGACCGCCACATCGAGCGGAGGAGTGGGCGGCTGGTGGACGAGCGCCAGGCGCAACTTGCCTCCGGATCGTTGGGCGATGTGGCATGCCAGGGGCGTCGCCTGCTCCGCCAACGCTGAACCGTCCAGCGGCACTAGGATCGAACGAAAGGGAAATGAATTGATTACCATGCGCGGGGCCTTACAGATGGCTTGTCTGTTCTCCCGTACTGCCGTAATGAGCAGAGCGAGGTTCACCCGTACTGATTGTTGTCGGACCCACTTCCGCCCAGACCGCTCGGGCATGAAGGGGCTGTTTGTGAAGACGTTCTAACGCCCCGTTCATCGGCCGTCAAGTCATAGGCTCGTTACTAGTGAGGTCGGGAGATCACTCCAGCATGGCCCTTTCTCCTTTTCAATCGAGGCAAAATCCTCCCGGACCTGCATTGACAAGTCAGTCCAGCTCATTGACCCCACAATTTCCTCCACCTCAGTGAACCAGTGCTCCACCGCTCTCAGGAGTCTGGCGGTTAAAGCAGAAAATTCACCAGCGTGATGGCAGAGCCCCACCGAGTGGCAGAGTTGCCAGCGCACCATGGCAACCAGCTCGCCGGCAGCCCAGAGCCGTGTGATTCGCTTGTCGCCCATCGTATGGCTCAGCTGATCGGTTGCCCCACGCTCCACGTCGAACTGACCCCAAAACACCGTATCCACGTAGCGAATGGCATTCCAGCGGGGCCAGAGATCGGAATCTCTCGCTCCGGCCTTGTCCAACACCGCCCGTAGATCCTCAAGCCATCTACGATGCAGTGGCTTGAGCCTGTCCACGAGCTGCCCCCGCGACGGGGCAGGCGGTGTTCTGGAGCCTAGTTGGGTGACGGCCATCTCAGCCTCCTCGCAGACGATCCCTCGATTTGCTCCAACTAACTGCCCCACTTGAGCAGCCATTGCGATATAGCCTAAGTCGGCTCTGGTGAAGAAAGGATGAAGGCTGGGGGAAAATGTCTTGGCGCCTACAGACAGCCGCTTTGCGCTGTGTGGCGGGGGATGCTGCACCCAATGCTCTCTGAGGTATGCAGCGCAGGCCGACGGTTTTCCGCCGTGTCGTCGCGCCGCGCTCGGTTGAAGGTCTTCTTCCAAACCTAAGTAAGGCGACGAAGGTAGCTCG
Coding sequences within it:
- a CDS encoding universal stress protein → RLLLGDTADAVGRRSRLPCLFVPPQGGRPERVMVAVDGSERGMVVLQAADGFARQLGAELQALTVERVHLGEPAHLAQATPAARSTRAQSRARGSFGRAVEVRRGDPAEEILAAVDERPPDVLVLGCHRGGPAGVIEAGSTARRVSHTAPCAVLTIPL
- a CDS encoding DUF2892 domain-containing protein, which translates into the protein MSRNMGITERLARLILGVLLLGLYGALTPPWRYLTLVGLLPLGTALTGHCPLYAALESKRAMRRQS
- a CDS encoding serine hydrolase domain-containing protein, whose product is MHAALQRHVASGDVPGLVAVVHQRGREHVEAIGTMAFDSNVPMRRDTIFRLASTTKPITAVGAMILVEECELRLDDPVDEWLPELRNRRVLRTIDSPLDDTVPAKRPITLRDLLTFRSGYGEVGFLSPTCPFQKALTEARLPLSEWPFAGTADEFMTRLGNLPLVHQPGERWLYHMSGEILGVLIARVSGTSLGAFLRERIFEPLGMVDTGFHVPEANLDRLPTCYGRDMVTGKLVIVDQARGGYAAQSPVFESGAGGLVSTLDDLLAFGRMMLGHEVSGGERILSRPTIELMTMDHLTLEQKVASPFFEHFWDRYGWGLGLGIVTGRHDIADVPGRFGWDGAFGTSWWVDSKEELIGVLMSQRRPDRLALPTVVQDYWTSAYQLIDD
- a CDS encoding heavy metal translocating P-type ATPase, translated to MTGALQSARRRKQGDLADRLIPPGAAILPAGALLSIIFGLASRVIVSHGVAFLIWSGGLAFTGLPVVWRTLRGMASGRFATDVVAMLAIVTALLLGQPLAGLIVVFMQTGGEALERYAEGRASLAVRELEAAAPRLAHRVTAAGLDDIAADVVSVGDELLLRPGELLACDAVVVEGQSHVDAARLTGEPVPVTATPGVRLLSGSLNLDSPLRVHATAPARESQYARIVELVRTAQESKAPLQRLADRYARWFTPLTLLVCLVGYLLTRDLIRVLAVLVVATPCPLILATPVAIVGGINRAARRGIIFRHGSALEQLAGVTVAVFDKTGTLTIGRPQVARVLALPPFTPEQVLRLASGVEHGSGHLLARTLIDEALARGIALPHGREITEAPGEGVTGEVEGRWVTVGGWSFVVRRHPESESGLHTALAATDGAGLRAYVAVDGHGAGVIEYADRIRPAVRELFVALLRLGIRRTLLLSGDDQANATAVGRAVGIDEAHGGLLPAEKVAFVQRLVKEGERVLMVGDGTNDAPALSSATVGIALASGGGGITAEAADAVILADDPTRIEEAIAISHRTLRLARQSIWTGLGLSGLAMVAAGLGYIPPVAGALLQEGIDVAVILNALRAAFPPRSPGARVAQRSIEEVVTL
- a CDS encoding VIT family protein — protein: MRTLHRELHRTERIGWLRAAVLGANDGIVSTASLLLGVATAEASRPAVLVAGVAGLVAGAMSMAAGEYVSVSSQADTEQADLARERAELAASPAAEHAELAAIYVRHGLTPPLAAEVATQLMAHDALGTHARDELGISAALQARPVQAAITSALTFGVGAALPLVVASLSPTHRLVPLVSGASLACLGALGGLAARTGGARPWVGALRVVFWGALAMGLTAAIGTLFGTAAA
- a CDS encoding DUF6064 family protein yields the protein MRLPFDTHQFFSVFVRYNTAVWPAQVALTLAALCAVALALWPRRGSDRTIAVILGVLWLWMGVVYHLVFFRSINPAAVVFGILFILEGVLLIVFGGWLGRLRFAWTPTISGLLGAALISYALLVYPTLTLVLGHQYPAAPTFGLPCPTTIVTLGLLALTSSRPPLSVLAIPLLWSAVGVSAAVQLGIWEDLGLVAAGGLTFLSLLTQVPPRRDTPFRP
- a CDS encoding universal stress protein encodes the protein MPERSGRKWVRQQSVRVNLALLITAVRENRQAICKAPRMVINSFPFRSILVPLDGSALAEQATPLACHIAQRSGGKLRLALVHQPPTPPLDVAVAELFTSLELTTRKSERGYLRAMQGRLRESGTRLSSAVTLTGAAGPGPALAQYIREMGIDLVVMATHGRGGIRRAWLGSVADYLIRNLAVPVLLVRPEENGRASDRAARAGGILVPLDGSPLAEEALDPAGALARVFDAELTLVQMVRPVLLATSSAFPYPSSYDEELTELCRAQAQDYLDDVVEQMQSRGIRASGAARVAWTAADAILDLARPERVALVALATHGRGGVRRLVLGSVADKVVRGADVPVLVYHPTGRGKRSRTSRRIRSGRSRSTQESRR